Proteins encoded in a region of the Mucilaginibacter sabulilitoris genome:
- a CDS encoding 3-keto-disaccharide hydrolase: MTNIKHLIQKRLVLNFLLVFLCASSHVNAQDKDGWRQLFNGKDLNGWKQVGKGNRYVKDGVTGSHGGMGLLYWTKEKFSNCTIRVVYRMQKSNSNAGVFIRIPLEPREEWMPVFYGYEVQIDNHPETSKEDDYHVTGTLYSLTKPLAKPGKPGPQWNTMDITLDGPRTIVYVNGQKVTDYKEGDPTPKRKFDFEPYRGIRPNEGYIGLQNHGDDDIVFFKEVAVKPLRK, from the coding sequence ATGACAAATATTAAACACCTCATTCAAAAACGGCTGGTACTGAATTTCTTGTTAGTTTTTTTATGTGCAAGCTCCCATGTAAATGCTCAGGATAAAGACGGCTGGCGACAGCTCTTTAACGGTAAGGATCTTAACGGATGGAAGCAGGTTGGCAAAGGCAACCGGTATGTTAAGGATGGTGTAACCGGCAGCCATGGCGGCATGGGCTTATTATATTGGACAAAAGAAAAATTCAGTAACTGCACTATACGTGTCGTTTACCGAATGCAAAAATCTAACAGCAATGCAGGCGTATTCATCCGTATACCGCTTGAGCCGCGGGAAGAATGGATGCCGGTATTTTATGGTTATGAGGTACAGATCGATAATCATCCTGAAACCTCGAAGGAGGATGATTATCATGTTACCGGTACATTATATTCGCTTACCAAGCCACTGGCAAAGCCCGGCAAACCAGGGCCGCAGTGGAACACCATGGATATAACACTCGATGGACCCCGTACCATTGTTTATGTAAACGGACAAAAAGTTACCGACTACAAAGAGGGCGACCCAACACCCAAGCGAAAATTTGATTTTGAGCCATACCGCGGCATCAGACCAAATGAGGGTTATATAGGCTTACAGAACCATGGCGATGATGATATCGTATTTTTTAAAGAAGTTGCTGTTAAACCACTTCGTAAATAA
- a CDS encoding GrpB family protein gives MQDRFEIVEYNPDWRLCFLAEQEIIKNYPFEAVAIEHVGSTAIPGQWAKPIIDIFIAVPVVKAVSYYESFLLKPDYSFVATGMPGRLLFAKHTNGIWTHNLHILPYSESFYSRNEFLFLDYLKSHHDLIIRYGKLKEELIGNQDLSIEGYTRLKTDFIQEVVDLARQERGLPWENVWEE, from the coding sequence ATGCAAGATCGTTTCGAAATAGTTGAATATAATCCCGACTGGAGGCTATGCTTTTTGGCTGAGCAGGAAATAATAAAAAACTACCCGTTTGAAGCCGTTGCCATTGAACATGTTGGGAGCACTGCGATTCCAGGTCAATGGGCGAAGCCGATAATTGACATTTTTATAGCGGTACCAGTTGTGAAAGCTGTTTCCTATTATGAATCTTTCTTGTTAAAGCCGGATTATTCCTTCGTCGCTACAGGTATGCCAGGTCGTCTTCTTTTTGCAAAACATACAAATGGTATCTGGACTCACAATCTGCATATTCTGCCTTATTCCGAATCGTTTTATAGCCGAAATGAATTTTTATTCTTGGATTACCTTAAAAGCCACCATGATTTAATTATCCGTTATGGAAAACTTAAAGAGGAATTAATAGGAAATCAAGATTTGTCCATAGAGGGATATACGCGTCTGAAAACTGATTTCATACAAGAGGTGGTCGATTTGGCTAGACAAGAGAGGGGGCTGCCATGGGAGAATGTCTGGGAGGAGTAG